A region from the Dysidea avara chromosome 15, odDysAvar1.4, whole genome shotgun sequence genome encodes:
- the LOC136245191 gene encoding uncharacterized protein, with translation MYLIISTANVGGAGHTIVSSVCPSTASLGGAGHTLVSSVCPSTANVGGAGHTLVSSVCPSAANVGGAGHTLVSSVCPSAAIVGRAGRTLGTVSARQTGRTLVSSFNKYFFCKWGRLDPWYSCTSDRSDPC, from the exons ATGTACCTAATTATAAGTACTGCCAATGTAGGTGGAGCAGGTCACACCATCG TTAGTTCCGTGTGCCCAAGTACTGCCAGTTTAGGTGGAGCAGGCCACACCCTCG TTAGTTCCGTGTGCCCAAGTACTGCCAATGTAGGTGGGGCAGGCCACACCCTCG TTAGTTCCGTGTGCCCAAGTGCTGCCAATGTAGGTGGAGCAGGCCACACCCTCG TTAGTTCCGTGTGCCCAAGTGCTGccattgtag GTAGGGCAGGTCGGACGCTCG GTACTGTTTCTGCACGTCAGACAGGTCGGACCCTTG TTAGCTCTTTCAACAAGTACTTCTTCTGTAAGTGGGGCAGGTTGGACCCTTG GTATTCCTGCACGTCGGACAGGTCGGACCCTTG TTAG
- the LOC136245806 gene encoding uncharacterized protein, with the protein MQCKMAICIVPIGVNVRFFESWKAKYVKLIDLHAEIRVSISSINVSEENTHLVSQLCEQLNDYEDKLSSLEHSHGVNQRWSPSFTEYREVKAMVSSENRTRLLIKIEQAARERWFLFRLKAKYADGLSIAVRLSRRITTVNSHMKAMLNDFNEGLPVDDRMSWEAACNIHRHSYTASLTNPVDSIPLEVKHEAVKKFQTIVRSNEEMMLLTQEMSNFLEYYENQILQLTNNHQGITQLMNSEQSQDINKLSGCSCLIAKKLSYFLENVRTCKLSFNNIYQQSHIWKLPLLVGRATPSVELFYILAHLISLSTVSSMCPNTANVGGAGHTLISSVCPSTANVGGAGHTLVSSVCPSTASLGGAGHTLVSSVCPSTASLGGAGHTLVSYVCPSAANLVGAGYPPGTVPTSQTVSSMTTSTASESAASESFMDDTHASYHTELGDVSDYSSTSIDSMDEDSDEEFEGPKNWRSRADTYRKQLEDSEQESPLLVLVTLLENSQLHYGDVDIRSATTTREICTNPIRARPVGSFMHRGDLKEYAKNLMNLAKKDLEKRNRRHFAFNVYKTSRKG; encoded by the exons ATGCAGTGTAAAATGGCAATCTGTATTGTACCAATAGGTGTGAATGTAAGATTTTTTGAAAGCTGGAAAGCTAAATATGTTAAGCTTATTGATTTACATGCAGAGATCCG AGTTTCAATCAGTTCAATCAATGTTAGTGAAGAAAACACTCACTTAGTTTCTCAACTTTGTGAGCAGTTGAATGATTATGAAGATAAGCTTAGCAGTTTGGAGCATAGCCATGGTGTTAACCAGAGGTGGTCACCTTCATTCACTGAATATCGTGAGGTTAAGGCTATGGTTTCATCAGAAAACAGAACTCGTTTGTTGATAAAAATTGAACAAGCAGCAAGAGAAAGATGGTTCTTATTCAGATTGAAAGCAAAATATGCTG atggcctttcaattgCTGTTCGGCTAAGTAGACGTATAACCACTGTCAACAGCCACATGAAAGCAATGTTGAATGATTTTAATGAAGGATTACCAGTTGATGATAGAATGTCATGGGAGGCTGCATGTAACATTCACCGCCATTCATACACAGCTAGTCTTACTAATCCTGTTGACTCAATCCCTCTTGAAGTGAAGCATGAAGCTGTGAAGAAGTTTCAAACTATTGTGAGGTCTAATGAAGAAATGATGTTATTAACACAGGAAATGTCTAATTTCTTAGAATATTATGAAAATCAAATATTACAGCTAACTAACAATCATCAAGGAATCACGCAGCTAATGAACAGTGAACAATCTCAGGATATTAATAAATTATCTGGGTGCAGCTGTCTGATTGCAAAGAAATTGTCTTATTTTCTAGAAAACGTTCGGACCTGCAAATTATCTTTCAACAATATATACCAG CAGTCACACATTTGGAAACTGCCACTACTGGTGGGCCGGGCCACACCCTCTGTTGAGTTATTTTATATAttagctcacttaatttctttatCAACAGTTAGTTCTATGTGCCCAAACACTGCCAATGTAGGTGGGGCAGGCCACACCCTCA TTAGTTCCGTGTGCCCAAGTACTGCCAATGTAGGTGGAGCAGGCCACACCCTCG TTAGTTCCGTGTGCCCAAGTACTGCCAGTTTAGGTGGAGCAGGCCACACCCTCG TTAGTTCCGTGTGCCCAAGTACTGCCAGTTTAGGTGGAGCAGGCCACACCCTTG TTAGTTACGTGTGCCCGAGTGCTGCCAATTTAGTTGGGGCAGGCTACCCCCCTG GTACTGTTCCTACCAGTCAGACAG TTAGCTCCATGACTACAAGTACTGCTTCTGAAAGTGCCGCAAGCGAGAGTTTCA tGGATGATACCCATGCAAGTTACCACACAGAGCTGGGTGATGTATCAGACTATTCTAGtacat CTATAGATTCTATGGATGAAGATTCGGACGAGGAGTTTGAAGGTCCAAAAAACTGGAGGTCTAGAGCTGACACTTACAGAAAACAGCTGGAG GACTCTGAGCAAGAGTCTCCTTTACTAGTTTTAGTAACCTTGTTAGAGAATTCACAACTCCATTATGGTGATGTTGATATCAGATCTGCAACTACCACAAGAG aGATCTGCACTAATCCCATACGAGCAAGACCAGTGGGTTCTTTTATGCACAGAGGAGATTTAAAAGAATATGCTAAGAATTTAATGAACTTAGCTAAGAAAGACCTTGAGAAGCGAAACAGAAGACATTTTGCTTTCAATGTGTATAAAACCAGTCGTAAAGGTTAG